The following are encoded in a window of Dioscorea cayenensis subsp. rotundata cultivar TDr96_F1 chromosome 16, TDr96_F1_v2_PseudoChromosome.rev07_lg8_w22 25.fasta, whole genome shotgun sequence genomic DNA:
- the LOC120279274 gene encoding cytochrome c oxidase subunit 3, with the protein MIESQRHSYHLVDPSPWPISGSLGALATTVGGVMYMHSFQGGATLLSLGLIFILYTMFVWWRDVLRESTLEGHHTKAVQLGPRYGSILFIVSEVMFLFAFFWASSHSSLAPTVEIGGIWPPKGIGVLDPWEIPFLNTPILPSSGAAVTWAHHAILAGKEKRAVYALVATVSLALVSTGFQGMEYYQAPSTISDSIYGSTFFLATGFHGFHVIIGTLFLIICGIRQYLGHLTKEHHVGFEAAAWYWHFVDVVRLFPFVSIYWWGGI; encoded by the coding sequence ATGATTGAATCTCAGAGGCATTCTTATCATTTGGTAGATCCAAGTCCATGGCCTATTTCGGGTTCACTCGGAGCTTTGGCAACCACCGTAGGAGGTGTAATGTACATGCACTCATTTCAAGGGGGTGCAACACTTCTCAGTTTGGGCCTAATATTTATCCTATATACCATGTTCGTATGGTGGCGCGATGTTCTACGTGAATCCACGTTGGAAGGACATCATACAAAAGCTGTACAATTAGGACCTCGATATGGTTCTATTCTGTTCATAGTCTCGGAGGTTATGTtcctttttgcttttttttgggcttcttctcattcttctttgGCACCTACGGTAGAGATCGGAGGTATTTGGCCCCCAAAAGGGATTGGGGTTTTAGATCCTTGGGAAATCCCTTTTCTTAATACCCCTATTCTCCCTTCATCCGGAGCTGCCGTAACTTGGGCTCATCATGCTATACTCGCGGGGAAGGAAAAACGAGCAGTTTACGCTTTAGTAGCTACCGTTTCACTGGCTCTAGTATCCACTGGCTTTCAAGGAATGGAATATTACCAAGCACCTTCCACTATTTCGGATAGTATTTATGGTTCTACCTTTTTCTTAGCAACTGGCTTTCATGGTTTTCATGTGATTATAGGTACTCTTTTCTTGATCATATGTGGTATTCGCCAATATCTTGGTCATCTGACCAAGGAGCATCACGTTGGCTTTGAAGCAGCTGCATGGTACTGGCATTTTGTAGACGTGGTTCGGTTATTCCCATTTGTCTCTATCTATTGGTGGGGAGGTATATGA